A stretch of the Vitis riparia cultivar Riparia Gloire de Montpellier isolate 1030 chromosome 13, EGFV_Vit.rip_1.0, whole genome shotgun sequence genome encodes the following:
- the LOC117928780 gene encoding cycloartenol-C-24-methyltransferase — protein sequence MSKAGALDLASGVGGKIQKDEVLSAVEKYEKYHVCYGGEEEERKANYSDMVNKYYDLVTSFYEFGWGESFHFAPRWKGESLRESIRRHEHFLALQLGVKPGQKVLDVGCGIGGPLREIARFSSTSVTGLNNNEYQITRGRELNRIAGVDKTCDFVKADFMKMPFSDNTFDAVYAIEATCHAPDALGCYKEIYRVLRPGQCFAAYEWCMTDAFDPNNQEHQKIKAEIEIGDGLPDIRLTRQCLEALKQAGFEVIWEKDLAMGSPLPWYLPLDKSHFSLSSFRLTAVGRFITKNMVKALEFVGLAPKGSQRVQAFLEKAAEGLVDGGKKEIFTPMYFFLARKPNSDGQLCGSWTQ from the exons ATGTCGAAGGCTGGAGCTTTGGATCTCGCATCTGGTGTCGGCGGGAAGATTCAGAAAGATGAAGTGCTTTCCGCTGTTGAAAA GTATGAGAAGTATCATGTCTGTTATGgtggtgaagaagaagagaggaaaGCTAATTACAGTGACATG gttaataaatattatgatcTTGTTACCAGCTTCTATGAATTTGGATGGGGAGAGTCTTTCCATTTTGCACCCAG ATGGAAAGGGGAGTCTCTCCGAGAGAGCATCAGGCGACATGAGCACTTCCTTGCTTTGCAACTAGGTGTGAAGCCTGGACAGAAG GTGTTGGATGTAGGATGTGGAATTGGTGGACCACTAAGAGAAATTGCTCGATTTAG CTCAACATCGGTTACGGGGTTGAATAACAATGAATATCAGATAACAAGAGGAAGG GAACTGAACCGCATTGCTGGAGTGGACAAAACCTGTGACTTTGTGAAG GCTGACTTCATGAAAATGCCATTTTCTGATAATACTTTTGATGCGGTATATGCGATTGAAGCAACCTGTCATGCTCCTGATGCG CTTGGATGCTATAAAGAGATCTACAGAGTATTGAGGCCTGGCCAGTGTTTTGCTGCATATGAATGGTGCATGACTGATGCCTTTGATCCCAATAACCAAGAACACCAAAAAATCAAG GCAGAAATAGAAATTGGTGATGGCCTTCCAGACATCAGATTGACTAGACAATGCCTTGAAGCCCTAAAACAAGCAGGTTTTGAG GTTATTTGGGAGAAAGACCTAGCTATGGGCTCACCTCTTCCTTGGTACTTGCCTTTAGATAAAAGTCACTTCTCATTAAGTAGCTTCCGTCTAACAGCTGTTGGACGTTTCATTACTAAAAACATG gtcaaggctctagaatTTGTGGGACTTGCTCCAAAGGGAAGTCAAAGAGTTCAAGCTTTTCTAGAGAAAGCTGCAGAAGGGCTAGTTGATGGTGGAAA GAAAGAGATCTTCACACCCATGTATTTCTTCTTGGCTCGAAAACCAAACTCAGATGGTCAGTTATGTGGCAGTTGGACCCAATAA